A stretch of DNA from Lotus japonicus ecotype B-129 chromosome 4, LjGifu_v1.2:
CCGCAAAATTCTTTTGGCAGCAGCCAAATGTGATTCCTTAGGTGCACACATGAACTTGCTGATGGGTCCCACACCATAGGAAATATCAGGCCTTGAGTTGGACAAAAATCTGAGTGAACCAACAAGTTGCTTGTACAGAGATGCATCAACATCCCCTTCATCATCCCTCCTCAACTTGATATTCACTTCAGATGGAGTTGTTACTGGATGACAATTCCCCATGTTGAACCTCTTCAGTATGTCTTTGATGTACTTCTGCTGGTACATGAAAATTTCTGCTGCACTATACTCGAATTGCATGCCCAGGAAGTAACTCAACTTTCCTAAATCtgacatctcaaattcagacttCAGAATCTGCTTCAACTCATCAAGTTCTTTAGGATCTGACCCAGTTATCAACAAATCATCTACATATAGACAGATGAGTAGCAAACCAGTGTCTCCATGACTCTTTCTGACATACACACCATACTCCACAGAGCACCTATGAAATTTGAGTTGAAGGAGGAAACCATCAATTCTCTTATTCCATGCTCGTGGGGCCTGCTTCAAGCCATATAAGGCTTTGCTGAGCTTGAAAACCATGTTCTCTTTTCCTTGTATCTCAAATCCAGGAGGCTGACTCACATAAACCTCTTCTTCCAAAGGTCCATTCAGAAATGCAGATTTCACATCAAGCTGAAAAATAGGCCAGTTCCTCGCACTAGCAATGGAAACCACTAGTCTTATGGTTTCTATCCTTGCCACCGGTGTGAAAACCTCAGAATAATCCAGCCCAGGTTTCTGTAGAAAACCTCTAGCCACAAGCCTTGCCTTGTGCCTAGCAATAGAACCATCAGGATTTAACTTCTGTTTAAACACCCATTTAACCACAATTTTGTGCTTATTTGGAGGTAAATGGACCAGAGACCAGGTTTGATTTTTCTCAATTGCTTTCAACTCATCAATCATAGCAGCCTTCCAAACTGGTTTCGCAAGAGCTTCCTCCACATGCAATGGCTCAGCGTCAGCCATCAAAGCAAAGTGAATCAGATCGCCTTCATCATTAACTGCATGGTCAGGGACTGTCTGATACTCACTATATCTTTCAGGCCTATTTCTCTGCCTTTGAGGTCTTGGAACATGGTCTGCAGAACCATCTGAATCAGCCTGATCATCATGTGGTAAAGCCTCAGAATTAGTTTGGTGGACATGTGATAAAGGTGCAGAATTATTGTTCTCACCCAGAACATCAAGTCCAAATCTTCTAAGACTGCTTCTGTTCTCCTTCCAGTCCCAGTGCTCTTTCTCAAGCACCATGACATCTCTGCTGAAAgtcatcttctttcttgctGGATCATACAGCTTGTACGCACCAGTTGGATGATATCCAACTAAGATCATTGCTTCACTCTTGTCTTGTAGCTTGCTTCTCCTTTGATCTGGAACGTGCTTATAACAAAGTGAACCAAAAATCCTCAAATGACTAACCTTTGGTTTACTTCCAGTCCAAATTTCCTCAGGAACCTGTTCTGGAAGCCTCTTTGTTGGACATCTGTTAAGAATATAAGCAGCTACTGCCACTGCTTCTCCCCAAAAACTTTGAGGCAGAAATTTCTCCTTCAGCATGCTCCTTGTCATGTTGAGGATGGTTCTGTTTCTTCTCTCTGCTAGACCATTGTGTTGTGGGGTATAAGGGGTTGTTACTTCATGTTGCACACCACATTTCAAACAAAAATCAGGGAACTCCTTGGAAGTGtactctcctcctccatcagttCTGAGTGTTTTGAGAAGCTTCCCACTTTGCCTTTCAACTGCAGCTTTAAAGTTCACAAATGTTGAGAATGCTTCACTCTTCTGCTTGATAAGATATACCCACAACATCCTGCTGTACTCATCAACAAAACTCATGAAATACTTGTTTCCTCCTAATGAAGGAACCTCAAATGGCCCACACAGATCAGAATGCACAACTTCTAGAATGTCTTTAGCTCTCATTCCTAGTTGTGACTGAAAAGAATTTATGGTTTGTTTCCCAACCATACAAATCTCACAAACTTTCTCAGGCAATGCAGTAACAGGCAAACCGGACACCATGTGTTTGGCACCTAACTGATGCAAACTTTTAAAGTTCAAGTGACCATACCTGGAGTGCCAAGTCcatcattcttcttcaggttcttgTGCAGCAAAACATTTGATTTCAGCAGCTTTCACATTGACCTGAAAGGTTTTGTTCTTTGTGAGATTAGCATTCAGAACTAGCCTTTCCTCAGGATCATACAGATGAAGCTTCCTATTCTTCGTGTCAAAGTTGTACCCTTTCTCCACTAGCTGACCAATACTCATCAAATTGCACTTTAACTCTGGAACATAGAAAACATCTTTGATAACCGCAGTCTTACCATTCTTCCTTGGaatgactacatctcctttcccTTTTATCTGAAGTGTCCTGTTATCAGCAAATTTTACTCTGCCAGTCCTCGTCTTGTCCAGATCTACCAACCATTCATTGTGGCTGGTCATGTGATTGGAACAACTTGAGTCTAGGTACCATATCTCATCAGTTTCAGCACTCACTGTTGAATTCATTGTTGTGACCATTAGCATTATAggatcttcatcagaatcttcccTTGTTGCATAAGCTTCCTTGTCTGCATTCTTCTGCTGTTTTGGTTTGCCAGCGCGACACTCATAGGAGTAGTGTCCCATCTTATGACACTTGTAGCATTCAACATTCTTCTTATCAGTCTTCCTCTGATTGCCACCATTCTTTGCAGATTCACCTCTCCTTTTGGACGATTCTGGCTTGTCAGAATTATCTTGAGACCACTTTGACTTGTTGTCGGACTTTTCTTTGCCTGTccacttcttcttttttccatcATGATTGTCCAGACCAACCTTCAAAGCTTGTTCTGCAACTTTCACAGAATTACGATCAGCAAGGCGCATCTCATGTGCTTCCAATGAACTCTGCAACTCTTCTATCTTCATGTTGTCCACATCTTTAGATTCCTCAATTGCCACTACGATGTAGTCGAATTTGGGAGCCAAGGACCTCATGATTTTCTCTATCACCATCACATCAGTGATCTTTTCTCCACAGCCCTTCATTAAATTGACAGTGGTTACCAACCTTTTCATTCTCCTCCATCTGAAGACCTTCATACTGTCTTCGAAGAGTTTGCAACTTTACCTTCTTTACCTTGTCACTGCCACTATGAACTTTCTGCAGAATGTCCCACATCTCCTTTGCTGAAGATGCATTTGCTATTTTTTCAAAATGCGTATCATTCACGCATTGATGAATGAGAAACATCACCTTacaatccttcttcttcatatcGTTATGAAGAGTCTTCTGTTCTTCAGTCATGTCTTGGGTCAGTGGTTGAAACCCATTCTCTATAACATCAAGAACATCTTGAAACCCAAATAGAACTTTCATCTGAGAATTCCATCGATCCCAATTCTTATCAGTTAGAATTGGGAGATTTACTCCGGGCAGATTGCTACTTGCCATCGTTAGGGTTTCAGTTTCTTGATCAAAATCGAGATTCACAGCGTGTAGGGAAGGAACCTCTGAAACTCGCAGCTTCCACTAAGTTCAGAATCGCAGAATTACAATTCTGATGAAGGACGAGACTCGCAGAATCACACTTCAACAAAACCGAGCCAAACAGATTTGAAACACACAGTTTCACAGCAACCCTAAACCACCAAACCTATCACAGGCCTCGAAACTCGCAGCTTCGATCAGAGGTTGTGTTTGGCTCCGTTTAAACAAGATTGAAACACGCAGCTTCAATCTTCACGACCCGCAGGTCCAAGAATCGGAACGTGCTCTAGATACCAAGTTGTTGGAGAAAATAGAGAATAACGTGaaagagtagagagagagattgagggaaaatatattattgacttAATTAAAAGTGAAAGCAATACATGTCTTATATAAAAGACCTAACTTACTAGAAGATAACTAAAAGATAACTTCTTATCATAATAACTAAATCAGTTATTATCTTTTATTCTAGCCTCTATCTAATAGCACTATATCACTATTTATTAGCTAGatttaatatttgaattaatATCCACAATAGTGCTTTCTGCACACATCATCATGTGAGGGAAATCTAAGCCATTAAGAATTCAAGTTAACTGTGGCTTGTTGGAACCATTCAAGAAACCGTACTAGATAACTTTGAAGGTAAAGCTAGGCACTGGCAAGGACTAAAACAAAGCCACCATATATCTACCATTAGAAAACTTGTATTAAAGATCATAAGtcttgaaagaaggaagaaatgcATAGAAGGTAACAATAATATATTGAAATAATTGCCAGTCACAATCATAACATCATTAAGAGGTGCAAAAGGGATAAAGATGCAAAATGTATAGCATGTACTAAATCCAATTACAAATTACTAACTCCTACTTTGAAACATAAGTAAATTCCCAAGTCCATTTACACACAAAACTTACAGAAATAACCAAtaaagtgcatgtttggttttcagtttgaaCTCCGTTGGCACACTAGTTCTTCCACTGATAGATCCTGCGTATGACATTTTCCAAATGTTATGCTTTCTGCAAACAACATTATCATTTGAGGGAAATCTAAGCCATCAAAATAATTGCGGCTTGCTGGAACCATTCAAGACACCATATATTATTCGACAACTTATTATCTTTAGTTTGAAAAATGTAATGTTCTAAAATCTCACCAGAATCCTAACCGTTTAACTCAAAACTTTGGATGTTTTTCCTATATAATTTTCCACTCAAATAGCCTTTGACTTTGACTATTCAGAATAATTTCCAACACATGAAATGTATTATGCATTCTGCTAATATAGCTTTTCATTTCTCTTAATGCAAGATGAGTAGGAACAAAATCATGAAAAGGATAGGAGAGCAATGCATACCTTAATTCTTCTTGTCTATTATTGTTGGCCGTCTTCACTGGCTTCCATTAAGTCACCAGGGAGGGAGAGTAGGCTTTCTCTATACATAGCAGACTGACATGAATAATATGACCTAAAATGAGGACCAAATGCCGTATAATTTATAAGAACTCCTTTCCtttgttactccctccgttcctatttatctttgagaaaaataatttgttcctatttaactgttcatttagcatttcaagagagcattaaatgatgtttttacaactaATACCCTTATCAGAACAATAAATGATGAGAGATAAAACACAGTTTAAAGGGTCTAATAGTAAAAGCATGCTCAACTTTTCTAACATTCAACAAAGTTAATTGCACTCTTAATCTATGTGCCACCACCTAAAGTGGACAGATAAAaatgaacggagggagtattatatgTCAGTAATCCTCCACGCCAATTTGATCCAATGAATCCCTCAGATTTGGTGGAGCATATTGGAAGTGTTGAAATTATGTCTCAGTAGCTGTTTGAGTTTCAAATTTAAGTTGTTAGTTTGAAGTtgttatttaaatttgaataagtCCTAATTCTGTTAGGATGATTAGTTAGACGACTATCTTTGAATTTGTTTAGAGTATCTTCTGTTAGTATTTCAAATCTTGCAgatttctagtcagtttgttAGTTACTCTTTGCCTTTAAAAGAGCAAGTTCTAATCAATAAAAATATAGCCTTCCATCAGAAATATTTTCGTCTCTACACGTTTAGAAAAAACCAACAAAGTGGTATCTAGAGCCATCTTCTTATAGACCTGTGAACATGGATGCTGAATCAAATTTCTCCAAAGTCGCACCTCCAGTCTTTGATGGAGAAAACTACGATTTATGGGCTGTCAAGATGGAGGCTTACCTAGAGGCTTTGGATCTTTGGGAAGCTATAGAAGAGGATTATGAAGTTGTTCCGCTGCCTGCCACTCCTACCATGGCCCAGATCAAGAGTcacaaggagaaaaaaaacCCGGAAAGCAAAGGCAAAATCATGCCATTTTGCTGGTGTTTCATCAACCATCTTCACAAGGATCATGAGTCTCAAATCAGCAAAAGCAATTTGAGATTATTCGAAGGAGGAGTATGTTGGAGATGAAAGAATAAGAAGCACGCAAGTGCTGAATTTAATGAGGGAGTTTGAGTTGCAGAGGATGAACGAGTCTGAGACCATCAAGGAATACTCAGAAAAATTGTTGGATATTGCTAACAAAGTAAGGCTGCTTGGAATTGCGTTTGTTGAttcaagaattgttgaaaaaattCTGGTAACAGTTCCTGAGAGGTATGAAGCATTTATTGCCTCACATGAGAATACGAAGGATCTTTCTAAAATCACTTTGGCAGAAGTGATGCATGCATTGCAAGCCCAAGAACAACGAAGGCTGATGAGAGAAGATCGTGTTGTCGAAGGTGCTTTTGCAGCTAAGCATCATGACAATGGATCCAAAAGAAATGATTCTTTTAAGAAGAACCAACCAACCAGTTGTGAGAATTTTCCAAACAACCAAAACAATGACAGAGGTAGAAAAAATTATCCACCTTGTCATCATTGCGGAAATATGGGTCACCCACCGTTCAGATGTTGGAGAAGGCCAGATGCAAAATGCAGCAAGTGCAACGAGATGGGGCATGAAGCTGTAATTTGTAGAGACAAAATCCAGGAAAGTGCAGATGAAGCAAAAAATTcgcaagaggaggaagaagatgtgCTCTTTGTTGCTACTTGCTTCTCTAGCAATAATTCTTGTGAATCTTGGTTTATTGACAGTGGTTGTACTAATCACATGGACAATGACAAAGAGTTGTTCAAGAGTTTGGACAACACCAAAGTCAAATGGGTCAGAATCGGGAATGGCGAATAAATTCCAGTAAAAGGCAAGGGGACAGTAGCTATAGAAAGCTACACAGGTACACAAATTCTCTTTGATGTTTTGTATGTACCTAAAATTACTAAAAACTTGCTTAGTATTTGACAATTGCTTGAGAAAGACTTCAAAGTTACCTTTGAAGATAAAAGCTGCATAGTTAAAGATCCAGAAGGCCTTGAAATGTTCAAGATAAAAATGAGGAGCAagactttttcatttgattcaATAAAGGAGGAGAAAACTGCATTTCATGGTGATTTGGCCAACGAGCCTGTCACACTTCTTAGTGAAGGTGATGacgaagagaaaaagaaagggaaagccAATTGCAACAACGACAACATGGGTGTTActgttgaagatgatggtggtgttCTTGCAGCCACTGGTGTTTTGGGTCGCCAGTCAAAAGATAAAGAGCCTCAAGGTCATGTTCATGTGCCAGGACCTCAAGGAACAGATCAAAATCCAAAACTACCTAATGAGAGTCCTACACATTACTATGTTCATCCACTTCCTGCTTTTATTTACAACAACAACTATAGTGTGGCGTATTTTGCACCTCCGCTACCATATTCTTATGCATACGTGATGTGTCCATGGAATGGAAGCGAACCTACCGGAGCACATATTCCAGTATGGTTGACTTTTTGAACTCTGAGAAGTTAGAAGTTTGCAGCTACTGATCCAAGGAGGAGTGTTGAAATTATGTCTCAGTAgctgtttgaatttcaaatttaagttgttagtttgaagttgttatttaaatttgaataagtCCTAATTTTGTTAGGATGATTAGTTAGACTATATTTGAATTTGTTTAGAGTATCTTCTGTTAGTATTTCAAATCTTGCAgatttctagtcagtttgttAGTTACTCTTTGCCTTTAAAAGAGCAAGTTCTAATCAATAAAAATATAGCCTTCCATCAGAAATATTTTCTTCTCTACAcgttaaaaaaaagagtaaagtacactcaccaccctcaagttttgttagaataacactccaccccattcttatctaaaatctacaccccaccccattttatatagagacAAATtaagtgacgaaaaatattcttcattaataattagttattatttaaattgttaatcaattttaaaaaatattttcaatataatccaataaatataaaaatgaaaacatcacagtcctcctcattctctcaatcgcgttcttcctccgtaaattcacaatgcaaattctgcaatagcacacatgactggttgacaaaccatatctcgaacatagtgaaacatgcttgtgttttcatatttggtaataattcaattttaatcaaaataatctatttatacctccaatttttaaaattggattgtagacccaaaaagcaacacaaatgggtgaagaaaat
This window harbors:
- the LOC130713378 gene encoding uncharacterized protein LOC130713378 — protein: MVIEKIMRSLAPKFDYIVVAIEESKDVDNMKIEELQSSLEAHEMRLADRNSVKVAEQALKVGLDNHDGKKKKWTGKEKSDNKSKWSQDNSDKPESSKRRGESAKNGGNQRKTDKKNVECYKCHKMGHYSYECRAGKPKQQKNADKEAYATREDSDEDPIMLMVTTMNSTVSAETDEIWYLDSSCSNHMTSHNEWLVDLDKTRTGRVKFADNRTLQIKGKGDVVIPRKNGKTAVIKDVFYVPELKCNLMSIGQLVEKGYNFDTKNRKLHLYDPEERLVLNANLTKNKTFQVNVKAAEIKCFAAQEPEEE
- the LOC130713379 gene encoding uncharacterized protein LOC130713379, which codes for MDAESNFSKVAPPVFDGENYDLWAVKMEAYLEALDLWEAIEEDYEVVPLPATPTMAQIKSHKEKKNPESKGKIMPFCWCFINHLHKDHESQISKSNLRLFEGGRMNESETIKEYSEKLLDIANKVRLLGIAFVDSRIVEKILVTVPERYEAFIASHENTKDLSKITLAEVMHALQAQEQRRLMREDRVVEGAFAAKHHDNGSKRNDSFKKNQPTSCENFPNNQNNDRGRKNYPPCHHCGNMGHPPFRCWRRPDAKCSKCNEMGHEAVICRDKIQESADEAKNSQEEEEDVLFVATCFSSNNSCESWFIDSGCTNHMDNDKELFKSLDNTKVKWVRIGNGE